The Luteimonas sp. YGD11-2 genome has a window encoding:
- a CDS encoding DNA polymerase III subunit delta' — translation MNPSPALAPWQRRVFDRAVDALDGGRMGHAMLLCGPARLGKRVVADRLASHLLGAGHDARAASLIAAGTHPDLLAVGLEPNREGTRMRTEIVIEQIRALTGKLSLTAQYGQARVAIVDPADAINHAAANALLKTLEEPQPGRYLWLVAAEPMRLPATIRSRCQRLEFRLPPRDEALAWLQSQGHAGKAAAEALDAARGHPGIAEHWLREGGMALRAGVATDLDALAAGTLAPSEVARRWTGDEDADARLRHAADLAATRAAGLTDPVRTRRLTAWFAHANRTRDLLRTTVRADLAVGELLLAWREAMGESGHSRSAGGRGTRR, via the coding sequence GTGAATCCCTCACCGGCGCTTGCGCCGTGGCAGCGGCGCGTCTTCGACCGCGCCGTGGATGCACTCGACGGCGGCCGCATGGGCCATGCGATGCTGCTGTGCGGGCCGGCCCGGCTGGGCAAGCGGGTGGTGGCCGACCGGCTGGCATCGCACCTGCTCGGCGCAGGCCACGATGCGCGCGCGGCCAGCCTGATCGCCGCCGGCACCCATCCCGATCTGCTTGCAGTGGGCCTCGAGCCGAACCGCGAAGGCACGCGCATGCGCACCGAGATCGTCATCGAACAGATCCGCGCGCTCACCGGCAAGCTGTCGCTCACCGCGCAGTACGGGCAGGCACGGGTGGCGATCGTCGACCCGGCCGATGCGATCAACCATGCCGCGGCCAATGCGCTGCTGAAGACGCTCGAGGAGCCGCAACCCGGCCGCTATCTGTGGCTGGTGGCCGCGGAGCCGATGCGGCTGCCGGCGACCATCCGCAGCCGCTGCCAGCGCCTGGAGTTCCGCCTTCCGCCGCGCGACGAGGCACTGGCCTGGCTGCAGTCGCAGGGCCATGCGGGCAAGGCCGCGGCCGAGGCGCTGGATGCCGCCCGCGGACATCCCGGCATCGCGGAGCACTGGCTGCGCGAGGGTGGCATGGCGTTGCGTGCCGGCGTCGCCACGGATCTGGATGCGCTGGCCGCGGGCACGCTGGCGCCGTCGGAAGTCGCCAGGCGCTGGACCGGCGACGAGGATGCCGACGCGCGCCTGCGCCATGCCGCCGACCTCGCGGCGACGCGTGCGGCCGGCTTGACCGACCCCGTGCGAACCCGCAGGCTCACGGCCTGGTTCGCGCATGCCAACCGCACCCGCGACCTGCTGCGCACCACCGTGCGGGCGGACCTGGCGGTGGGCGAGCTGCTGCTGGCCTGGCGCGAGGCCATGGGCGAGAGCGGACACAGCAGGAGCGCCGGCGGGCGCGGTACGAGGAGATAG
- the rpoE gene encoding RNA polymerase sigma factor RpoE: MADIDTEQLDQELVRRVQRGDTAAFDLLVRKYQHRIAALIGRYIADWSEVQDVAQETFIRAYRAMGNFRGDAQFYTWLHRIAVNTAKNHLVAHRRRPPTDDIDVSDAEQFDSGIRLRDSDTPERELMRQQMEQTVMRAVEALPEELRVAITLREVDGLSYEDIATRMGCPIGTVRSRIFRAREAIDQELKPLMDNDTPVERAIR; this comes from the coding sequence ATGGCCGATATCGATACCGAACAGCTGGACCAGGAACTCGTCCGCCGCGTGCAGCGCGGCGACACCGCTGCGTTCGACCTGCTGGTGCGCAAGTACCAGCACCGCATCGCGGCGCTGATCGGCCGCTACATCGCCGACTGGAGCGAAGTGCAGGACGTGGCGCAGGAAACCTTCATCCGTGCCTACCGCGCGATGGGCAACTTCCGCGGCGATGCGCAGTTCTACACCTGGCTGCATCGCATCGCCGTCAACACCGCGAAGAACCACCTCGTTGCACACAGGCGGCGGCCGCCCACCGATGACATCGATGTCTCCGACGCCGAACAGTTCGATTCCGGCATCCGCCTGCGCGACAGCGACACCCCCGAACGTGAACTGATGCGACAACAGATGGAACAAACGGTCATGCGCGCGGTCGAAGCACTGCCCGAGGAGCTCCGGGTCGCGATCACGCTGCGCGAGGTCGACGGCCTGAGCTATGAGGACATCGCCACCCGCATGGGCTGTCCGATCGGTACCGTCCGTTCGCGCATCTTCCGGGCCCGCGAGGCGATCGACCAGGAACTCAAGCCCCTGATGGACAATGACACACCCGTGGAGCGCGCGATCCGATGA
- the mltG gene encoding endolytic transglycosylase MltG → MATSRRWRGIGAFLALFALLAGGAAYWAWDRWQDFRHEPLAGIDAGDGYVVERGDSFARVLQKIREAGVREGSDLEWQLLARQLGAAGRLQVGEYALEPGMSARDVLANMRDGRVVRHRFTIVEGWNIRELRAALARAEHLQSDSAALDDAALMAAIDRPGVHPEGRFLPETYLYTRGDSDLDVLRRANRALERALDEAWAQRADDLPLQTAEEALVLASIVEKETGIAEERPQIAGVFVRRLQIGMRLQTDPTVIYGIGADFDGNIRRRDLQTDTPYNTYTRDGLPPTPIAMPGVAALRATTQPADGDALYFVAIGDGSGRHVFSRTYAEHNVAVREYVRRYRARVAQ, encoded by the coding sequence ATGGCCACCTCCCGACGCTGGCGCGGCATCGGCGCCTTTCTTGCCCTGTTCGCACTGCTCGCCGGTGGCGCGGCGTACTGGGCGTGGGACCGCTGGCAGGATTTCCGGCACGAACCGCTGGCAGGCATCGATGCCGGCGACGGCTATGTGGTGGAACGCGGCGATTCCTTCGCCCGCGTGCTGCAGAAGATCCGCGAGGCCGGCGTGCGCGAAGGCAGCGACCTCGAATGGCAGCTCCTGGCCCGCCAGCTCGGCGCCGCCGGGCGGCTGCAGGTGGGCGAGTACGCGCTCGAGCCCGGCATGAGCGCCCGCGACGTGCTGGCCAACATGCGCGACGGCCGGGTCGTGCGGCACCGCTTCACCATCGTCGAAGGCTGGAACATCCGCGAACTGCGTGCAGCGCTCGCGCGCGCTGAACATCTCCAATCCGACAGCGCCGCGCTCGACGACGCCGCGCTGATGGCGGCCATCGACCGGCCGGGCGTGCACCCGGAGGGCCGCTTCCTTCCGGAGACCTATCTCTATACCCGTGGCGACAGCGATCTCGACGTGCTGCGTCGTGCAAACCGCGCGCTGGAACGCGCGCTCGACGAGGCCTGGGCCCAGCGTGCCGACGACCTGCCGCTGCAGACGGCGGAGGAGGCGCTGGTGCTGGCCTCGATCGTGGAGAAGGAAACCGGCATCGCCGAGGAACGGCCGCAGATTGCCGGGGTGTTCGTGCGCCGTTTGCAGATCGGCATGCGCCTGCAGACCGATCCCACCGTCATCTACGGCATCGGCGCGGACTTCGACGGCAACATCCGCCGCCGCGACCTGCAGACCGACACCCCCTACAACACCTACACCCGCGACGGGCTGCCGCCGACGCCGATCGCGATGCCCGGCGTGGCCGCGCTTCGCGCGACCACGCAACCCGCCGACGGCGATGCGCTGTACTTCGTCGCCATCGGTGACGGCAGTGGACGGCACGTGTTCTCGCGCACCTATGCCGAACACAACGTGGCGGTGCGCGAGTACGTGCGCCGCTACCGCGCGCGCGTGGCGCAGTGA
- the lepA gene encoding translation elongation factor 4, whose amino-acid sequence MRNIRNFSIIAHVDHGKSTLADRIIQLCGGLTAREMEAQVLDNNPIERERGITIKSQSVSVPYTARNGETYFLNFIDTPGHVDFSYEVSRSLAACEGALLVVDAAQGVEAQSVANCYTAIEQGLEVVPVLNKIDLPTADIDRAKGEIEAVIGIDASDAVAVSAKTGLNMEEVLEAIVHRIPPPADRGSNKLQALIIDSWFDNYLGVVSLVRVMQGEIKAGDKIQVMSTGRWHQVDKVGVFTPKRKEMPSLRAGEVGWINASIKDVHGAPVGDTLTLMADPASEPLPGFQEMQPRVFAGLFPVDAEDYPDLREALDKLRLNDAALRFEPESSEAMGFGFRCGFLGMLHMEIVQERLEREYDLNLISTAPTVIYEILKTDGGIMPLDNPAQLPPVNQIEEIREPIIRANILTPPDYVGAVITLCEEKRGSQVGITYMGSQVQVAYELPMAEVVLDFFDKLKSVSRGYASLDYSFVRFDAGPFVRVDILINGDKVDALSVIVHRSHADRRGRELTEKMKDLIPRQQFDVAIQAAIGSQIIARTTVKALRKNVLAKCYGGDISRKKKLLEKQKEGKKRMKQVGRVEIPQEAFLAVLNTSRDS is encoded by the coding sequence ATGCGGAATATCCGCAACTTCTCCATCATCGCCCACGTCGACCACGGCAAGTCGACGCTCGCCGATCGCATCATCCAGCTGTGCGGTGGCCTCACCGCGCGCGAGATGGAAGCGCAGGTCCTCGACAACAACCCGATCGAGCGCGAACGCGGCATCACCATCAAGTCGCAATCGGTCTCGGTGCCGTACACGGCGCGCAACGGCGAGACCTACTTCCTCAATTTCATCGACACCCCGGGCCACGTCGACTTCTCCTATGAAGTCAGCCGTTCGCTGGCCGCCTGCGAAGGCGCGCTGCTCGTGGTGGATGCCGCGCAGGGCGTGGAAGCGCAGTCGGTGGCCAACTGCTACACCGCCATCGAGCAGGGCCTGGAAGTGGTGCCGGTGCTCAACAAGATCGACCTGCCCACCGCCGACATCGACCGCGCCAAGGGCGAGATCGAGGCGGTGATCGGCATCGATGCAAGCGACGCGGTGGCGGTGTCGGCCAAGACCGGCCTGAACATGGAAGAGGTGCTGGAGGCGATCGTGCATCGCATCCCGCCGCCGGCCGACCGCGGCAGCAACAAGCTGCAGGCGCTGATCATCGACTCGTGGTTCGACAACTACCTCGGCGTGGTGTCGCTGGTGCGCGTGATGCAGGGCGAGATCAAGGCCGGCGACAAGATCCAGGTGATGTCCACCGGCCGCTGGCACCAGGTCGACAAGGTCGGCGTGTTCACGCCGAAGCGCAAGGAAATGCCGTCGCTGCGTGCGGGCGAGGTGGGCTGGATCAACGCCAGCATCAAGGACGTGCACGGTGCGCCGGTCGGCGACACCCTGACGCTGATGGCCGACCCCGCCTCCGAGCCGCTGCCGGGCTTCCAGGAGATGCAGCCGCGCGTGTTCGCGGGCCTGTTCCCAGTGGATGCCGAGGACTATCCGGACCTGCGCGAAGCGCTCGACAAGCTGCGCCTCAACGACGCCGCGCTGCGCTTCGAGCCGGAGAGCTCCGAGGCGATGGGCTTCGGCTTCCGCTGCGGCTTCCTCGGCATGCTGCACATGGAGATCGTGCAGGAGCGCCTGGAGCGCGAGTACGACCTCAACCTGATCAGCACCGCGCCCACGGTCATCTACGAAATCCTCAAGACGGACGGCGGGATCATGCCGCTGGACAATCCGGCACAGCTGCCGCCGGTGAACCAGATCGAGGAGATCCGCGAGCCGATCATCCGCGCCAACATCCTCACCCCGCCGGACTACGTGGGCGCGGTGATCACCCTGTGCGAGGAGAAGCGTGGCAGCCAGGTCGGCATCACCTACATGGGCAGCCAGGTGCAGGTCGCCTACGAACTGCCGATGGCCGAGGTGGTGCTGGACTTCTTCGACAAGCTGAAGTCGGTCAGCCGCGGCTATGCCTCGCTGGATTACAGCTTCGTGCGTTTCGACGCCGGCCCGTTCGTGCGCGTGGACATCCTGATCAATGGCGACAAGGTCGATGCGCTGTCGGTGATCGTGCACCGCAGCCATGCCGACCGTCGTGGCCGCGAGCTCACCGAGAAGATGAAGGACCTGATCCCGCGGCAGCAGTTCGACGTCGCCATCCAGGCCGCGATCGGCTCGCAGATCATCGCCCGCACCACGGTCAAGGCGCTGCGCAAGAACGTGCTGGCCAAGTGCTATGGTGGCGACATCTCGCGCAAGAAGAAGCTCCTGGAAAAGCAGAAGGAAGGCAAGAAGCGCATGAAGCAGGTCGGACGCGTCGAGATCCCCCAGGAAGCCTTCCTCGCCGTGCTGAATACCAGTCGCGATTCGTGA
- a CDS encoding Do family serine endopeptidase, giving the protein MKKALPIVAVVAMTAAATTAIVLPVATAEPQAAATAPAQSAPAAPQLVTGLPDFTRLVEQVAPGVVSIEVLVGAPAARNQPGGQMPDDEMLPEIFRRFFGPGFRLPGAPGGADPGMPRGTSTGTGFVISADGYVLTNHHVVENAQTVSVRLQDRRQFEAEIVGSDQESDVALLKIDANGLTALRAGDATLVKPGQWAVAIGSPFGLEQSVTAGIVSATGRSNPYANQQYVPFIQTDVAINRGNSGGPLLNTRGEVIGINSQIFSNTGGFQGVSFAIPIDMAMNVAEQIKDTGSVQRGQVGVLFNSIPMTQEQARGFGLPDTLGALVNEVVPDSPAEKAGIEPGDVIRAVDGTRIYQPSELPPLIGNKAPGTRVKLTVFREGRERDYTLTLAPLDRSLVAGRAGSGAPQPGAAPSASSNPLGLVGQPLADAERRQLGVEAGKGVRIGRVEGVAARRAGIQPGDVVLRVGRDEVNSPAELDRALRDARTGDTVMLLVRNARGSQFIAVTPRAESE; this is encoded by the coding sequence ATGAAGAAAGCGCTGCCCATCGTTGCCGTGGTCGCCATGACCGCCGCAGCCACCACCGCCATCGTGCTCCCGGTCGCCACCGCCGAACCGCAGGCCGCGGCCACCGCGCCCGCACAGTCCGCGCCCGCCGCTCCGCAGCTGGTCACCGGGCTGCCCGACTTCACCCGGCTGGTGGAGCAGGTCGCCCCCGGCGTGGTCAGTATCGAGGTGCTGGTGGGTGCGCCTGCGGCACGCAACCAGCCAGGTGGGCAGATGCCCGACGACGAGATGCTGCCCGAGATCTTCCGGCGCTTCTTCGGCCCGGGTTTCCGGTTGCCGGGTGCGCCCGGTGGCGCGGACCCGGGCATGCCGCGCGGCACCTCCACCGGCACCGGCTTCGTGATCTCGGCCGACGGTTACGTGCTCACCAACCACCACGTGGTCGAGAATGCACAGACTGTCAGCGTGCGCCTGCAGGACCGCCGCCAGTTCGAGGCGGAGATCGTCGGCAGCGACCAGGAATCCGACGTTGCCCTGCTGAAGATCGATGCCAACGGCCTGACCGCGCTGCGCGCCGGCGACGCCACCCTGGTCAAGCCGGGGCAGTGGGCGGTGGCGATCGGTTCGCCGTTCGGGCTCGAGCAGTCGGTGACCGCCGGCATCGTCAGTGCGACCGGCCGCTCCAATCCCTATGCCAACCAGCAGTACGTGCCGTTCATCCAGACCGACGTGGCGATCAACCGCGGCAACTCGGGTGGTCCGCTGCTCAATACGCGCGGCGAGGTGATCGGCATCAATTCGCAGATCTTCTCCAACACCGGTGGCTTCCAGGGCGTGAGCTTCGCGATCCCGATCGACATGGCGATGAACGTCGCCGAGCAGATCAAGGACACCGGCTCGGTACAACGCGGCCAGGTGGGCGTGCTCTTCAACTCGATCCCGATGACCCAGGAACAGGCGCGCGGCTTCGGCCTGCCCGACACCCTGGGCGCGCTGGTCAACGAGGTGGTGCCCGACAGCCCTGCGGAAAAGGCCGGCATCGAGCCGGGCGACGTGATCCGCGCGGTCGACGGCACCCGCATCTACCAGCCCAGCGAGCTGCCGCCGCTGATCGGCAACAAGGCGCCGGGCACCCGGGTGAAGCTCACCGTGTTCCGCGAGGGCCGCGAGCGCGACTACACACTGACGCTCGCGCCGCTCGACCGCAGCCTGGTGGCCGGCCGCGCCGGCAGTGGCGCGCCGCAACCGGGCGCCGCGCCGTCGGCATCGTCGAACCCGCTGGGCCTGGTCGGCCAGCCGCTGGCCGACGCCGAGCGTCGCCAGCTCGGCGTGGAGGCCGGCAAGGGCGTGCGCATCGGTCGCGTCGAGGGCGTGGCCGCGCGCCGTGCCGGCATCCAGCCCGGCGATGTCGTGCTGCGCGTGGGCCGCGACGAGGTCAATTCACCGGCGGAACTCGATCGCGCGCTGCGCGACGCCAGGACGGGCGACACCGTGATGCTGCTGGTGCGCAACGCCCGCGGCAGCCAGTTCATCGCGGTCACCCCGCGCGCCGAGTCGGAATAA
- a CDS encoding sigma-E factor negative regulatory protein — MLPDDSDALQLQPDPDKLYRYHRQQLSAMLDGELSPDQARFMLRRLEHDAELAGCWERWQVCGDVLRGRHEAPLPADFAAGIALAINAGARLPEDTVTVQAAPVARRAGLMRWGGGAALAASVAMAALFVGRQMQPPVETELPSRVAAGNAAPASGAVVPGMAPEAEAMDASTLALASAAALAAVDVPRRSERQARGSGVTATPAAAGRSQQTQVAVAAQPRRQAAEPMEPSMPASRPMVAAVESVVAVDAPAARPWPRAGVGNPFAAGYGPDTMQVRTYHPFEPQIDARPRPTLVWPMPVGSLGAGASVDTADTPTTPGVQ, encoded by the coding sequence ATGCTTCCAGACGACAGCGACGCGCTGCAGCTGCAGCCCGATCCCGACAAGCTCTACCGCTATCACCGCCAGCAGCTGTCGGCGATGCTGGATGGCGAACTGTCGCCGGACCAGGCGCGCTTCATGCTGCGCCGACTCGAGCACGATGCCGAACTGGCCGGCTGCTGGGAGCGCTGGCAGGTCTGCGGGGACGTGCTGCGTGGCCGCCACGAGGCGCCGCTGCCAGCCGATTTTGCCGCCGGCATCGCGCTGGCGATCAATGCGGGCGCCAGGCTGCCCGAGGACACGGTGACCGTGCAGGCCGCGCCGGTCGCGCGCCGCGCCGGGCTGATGCGCTGGGGCGGCGGCGCGGCGCTTGCGGCATCGGTGGCGATGGCGGCGCTGTTCGTCGGCCGGCAGATGCAGCCGCCAGTGGAGACGGAGCTGCCGTCGCGCGTCGCCGCGGGCAACGCCGCACCGGCCAGCGGGGCGGTGGTGCCCGGAATGGCGCCGGAGGCCGAGGCCATGGACGCGAGCACCCTTGCACTGGCCAGCGCCGCCGCGCTGGCGGCCGTGGACGTGCCGCGTCGCAGCGAGCGCCAGGCGCGCGGCAGCGGTGTCACGGCCACGCCGGCAGCCGCCGGGCGTTCGCAGCAGACCCAGGTCGCGGTGGCCGCGCAGCCACGCCGGCAGGCCGCGGAGCCGATGGAGCCGTCGATGCCAGCGTCGCGTCCGATGGTTGCGGCGGTGGAGTCCGTGGTGGCCGTGGACGCACCGGCCGCCCGCCCATGGCCGCGCGCCGGGGTCGGCAATCCGTTTGCCGCCGGGTACGGGCCCGACACCATGCAGGTGCGGACCTACCATCCGTTCGAGCCGCAGATCGATGCGCGGCCCCGTCCGACGCTGGTCTGGCCGATGCCGGTCGGCAGTCTCGGGGCCGGAGCGTCCGTCGATACCGCCGATACACCGACGACACCCGGCGTCCAATGA
- the tmk gene encoding dTMP kinase: MPGAMATHPRFVSLEGGEGAGKTTVLTALRTALAEDGAEVLVTREPGGTPLAERIRELVLDPGGAPAVAEAELLLVFAARVQHVRELIEPALARGAWVLCDRYTDSSYAYQGGGRGLDAARIELLEHGFVGLRPGLTLLLDIDVARGRERTRGRDLVPDRIEGERDEFFERVRAAYLARAHAEPGRFRIIDAAPPADEVAAAAVAALHGWRTRA; this comes from the coding sequence GTGCCCGGCGCGATGGCCACGCATCCGCGCTTCGTCTCGCTGGAAGGCGGCGAGGGCGCTGGCAAGACCACCGTGCTCACCGCGTTGCGTACCGCCCTGGCCGAGGACGGGGCCGAGGTGCTGGTCACCCGCGAACCCGGCGGCACGCCGCTGGCGGAGCGTATCCGCGAACTCGTGCTCGATCCCGGCGGCGCCCCGGCGGTCGCCGAAGCCGAACTGCTGCTGGTGTTCGCCGCGCGGGTGCAGCACGTGCGCGAACTGATCGAGCCGGCACTCGCGCGCGGCGCATGGGTGCTGTGCGACCGCTACACCGATTCCAGCTATGCCTACCAGGGCGGTGGCCGCGGTCTCGACGCCGCGCGCATCGAGCTGCTCGAGCACGGCTTCGTCGGCCTGCGCCCGGGCCTCACCCTGCTGCTCGACATCGATGTCGCCCGCGGCCGCGAACGCACCCGTGGCCGCGACCTCGTGCCCGACCGCATCGAAGGCGAGCGCGACGAGTTCTTCGAGCGCGTGCGCGCCGCCTATCTCGCCCGTGCCCACGCCGAGCCCGGCCGCTTCCGCATCATCGATGCGGCGCCGCCGGCGGACGAGGTGGCAGCGGCCGCGGTGGCTGCGCTGCATGGTTGGAGGACGCGGGCGTGA
- a CDS encoding PilZ domain-containing protein translates to MAATGGGARQGILSLTVKDKAQLYSAYMPYLKQGGIFVPTAKRYFIGDEVFVLLVLPESNERLPVAGKVIWVTPPGAQGNRMAGIGVQFADTQEGENVRGRIETLLAGTANSEKPTHTM, encoded by the coding sequence ATGGCGGCAACCGGTGGCGGCGCGCGACAGGGCATCCTGTCGTTGACGGTGAAGGACAAGGCCCAGCTCTACAGCGCCTACATGCCGTACCTGAAGCAGGGCGGCATCTTCGTGCCGACCGCCAAGCGCTATTTCATTGGCGACGAGGTGTTCGTGCTGCTGGTGCTGCCGGAGTCCAACGAGCGCCTGCCGGTCGCCGGCAAGGTGATCTGGGTGACGCCGCCGGGCGCGCAGGGCAACCGCATGGCCGGCATCGGCGTGCAGTTCGCCGATACCCAGGAAGGCGAGAACGTGCGTGGCAGGATCGAGACCCTGCTGGCCGGCACCGCCAATTCAGAGAAGCCCACGCACACGATGTGA
- a CDS encoding 3-hydroxyacyl-CoA dehydrogenase NAD-binding domain-containing protein, with translation MFAGLDGLRLSHWKAAQREDGVLVLAFDRAGESVNTFAQDVLIELDAVLERLALEPPKAVVVTSAKEKGFIAGADIREFAEFDAKGTIGDSIRRGQQVFQRLADLPCPTVAAIHGFCMGGGTEIALACDYRVASNDGSTRIGLPEVKLGIYPGWGGSVRLPRLVGAPAAFDMMLTGRTLSAKAARGIGLVDRVVEPALLLDAAATLALKGAQRPLRQRALGWATNTWPARQLLAPQMVKQVSRKARKEHYPAPYVLIETWRRTGGSTAQRLAAERKSVVRLAGTPTARNLTRVFFLQERLKALGGRHHGIGHVHVVGAGVMGGDIAAWSAYKGFEVTLQDREQPYIDKALARAQELFQKKVKDDAKRPDVAARLKSDLLGEGVGRADLVIEAIIEDTDAKRGLYTQVEPRLKADALLATNTSSIPIDGLAQGLARPAQFAGLHYFNPVALMPLVEIVRHPGMDEATQQRLAAFCKAIDKLPVPVAGTPGFLVNRLLFPYMLEAATAYAEGIPGPAIDRAAVRFGMPMGPIELIDTVGLDVASGVGRELAPYLGLQIPATLATPPEMGRRGKKDGQGLYAWEDGKAKKPELPKDYKAPDDLEDRLVLPLINEAVAALHDGVVADADLLDAGVIFGTGFAPFRGGPIQYVRETGVDAVLARLKVLQARHGDRFAPRPGWDNPALRGA, from the coding sequence ATGTTTGCAGGCCTCGACGGACTGCGCCTCAGTCATTGGAAAGCCGCGCAACGCGAGGATGGCGTGCTCGTGCTGGCCTTCGACCGCGCGGGCGAATCGGTCAACACGTTCGCGCAGGACGTGCTGATCGAACTCGACGCCGTGCTCGAGCGGCTGGCGCTCGAGCCGCCGAAAGCGGTGGTGGTGACCTCGGCCAAGGAAAAGGGCTTCATTGCCGGCGCCGACATCCGCGAGTTCGCGGAGTTCGACGCGAAGGGCACGATCGGTGATTCGATCCGTCGCGGCCAGCAGGTGTTCCAGCGCCTGGCCGATCTGCCGTGCCCGACGGTCGCCGCCATCCACGGCTTCTGCATGGGCGGCGGCACCGAGATCGCGCTGGCCTGTGATTACCGCGTCGCCAGCAATGACGGCTCCACCCGCATCGGCCTGCCGGAAGTGAAGCTCGGCATCTATCCGGGATGGGGCGGCAGCGTGCGCCTGCCGCGTCTGGTCGGCGCGCCGGCGGCGTTCGACATGATGCTGACCGGCCGCACGCTGTCGGCCAAGGCCGCGCGTGGCATCGGCCTGGTCGACAGGGTCGTCGAGCCCGCGCTGCTGCTGGACGCCGCGGCGACGCTCGCGCTCAAGGGTGCGCAACGGCCACTCAGGCAGCGCGCACTCGGCTGGGCGACCAACACCTGGCCCGCGCGCCAGTTGCTGGCGCCGCAGATGGTCAAGCAGGTGTCGCGCAAGGCACGCAAGGAGCATTACCCGGCACCGTACGTGCTGATCGAGACCTGGCGCCGCACCGGCGGATCCACCGCACAGCGGCTGGCGGCCGAGCGCAAATCGGTGGTCCGGTTGGCGGGCACGCCGACCGCGCGCAACCTGACCCGGGTGTTCTTCCTGCAGGAGCGCCTGAAGGCGCTCGGCGGCAGGCACCACGGCATCGGCCATGTGCACGTGGTCGGTGCGGGCGTCATGGGCGGCGACATCGCCGCCTGGTCCGCCTACAAGGGCTTCGAGGTGACCTTGCAGGACCGCGAGCAGCCATATATCGACAAGGCGCTTGCGCGCGCGCAGGAGCTGTTCCAGAAGAAGGTCAAGGACGACGCCAAGCGCCCCGATGTCGCCGCGCGGCTGAAGTCCGACCTCCTGGGCGAGGGTGTGGGACGGGCCGACCTGGTGATCGAGGCGATCATCGAGGACACCGATGCCAAGCGCGGCCTGTATACGCAGGTGGAGCCGCGGCTCAAGGCGGATGCGCTGCTGGCGACCAACACCTCGTCGATCCCGATCGACGGGCTTGCGCAGGGCCTGGCACGTCCGGCGCAGTTCGCCGGCCTGCACTACTTCAACCCGGTGGCGCTGATGCCGCTGGTGGAGATCGTGCGCCACCCGGGCATGGACGAGGCCACGCAGCAGCGGCTGGCGGCGTTCTGCAAGGCGATCGACAAGCTGCCGGTGCCGGTCGCCGGCACCCCCGGCTTCCTGGTCAACCGGCTGCTGTTTCCGTACATGCTCGAAGCGGCGACCGCGTATGCCGAGGGCATCCCGGGGCCGGCGATCGACCGTGCCGCGGTCCGGTTCGGCATGCCGATGGGGCCGATCGAACTGATCGACACCGTGGGCCTCGATGTCGCCTCCGGGGTCGGCCGCGAGCTCGCGCCCTACCTCGGCCTGCAGATCCCCGCCACGCTGGCCACCCCGCCGGAAATGGGCCGACGCGGCAAGAAGGACGGTCAGGGGTTGTATGCCTGGGAAGACGGCAAGGCGAAGAAGCCGGAACTGCCGAAGGACTACAAGGCGCCCGACGACCTCGAGGACCGCCTGGTGCTGCCGCTGATCAACGAGGCGGTGGCGGCACTGCACGATGGCGTGGTGGCGGATGCCGACCTGCTGGATGCGGGAGTGATCTTCGGCACCGGCTTCGCGCCGTTCCGCGGCGGTCCGATCCAGTACGTGCGCGAGACCGGTGTCGACGCCGTGCTGGCCCGGCTCAAGGTCCTGCAGGCGCGGCATGGGGACCGCTTTGCGCCACGCCCGGGCTGGGACAACCCGGCATTGCGCGGCGCCTGA